GAACGTCAAAACGCTGAAAGATAATAGTAAGGAAAGAGCTTTCTCCCAGCCACGCAAATTGGTGAGCTACAAGGATAGTCTGATAGGGGACATTCCAGGGGCATATGCACAGGGATTTCGTTTTGAACAGGACATTGAAGATACTGAGGTATTAGACGATGAAGAGGAACAGCTATCTGAAGGAATGGTGGAGGTGTGACTGTCCAGAGAAACAAAATCACGTATCAGAGCCCCTTGGTCCAAGACATTGATAGTGAAAGTGTTTGGAAGGTCTGTGGGCTTCAGCTACCTCACTTTCAAGATCAATGCCATGTGGAATCCTAAGGGAAAGATGGACTGTGTAGCCTTAGGCAAAGACTTCTTCTTGATCAAATTTTATGACAATGAAGATTATGAGAAGGTGCTTCGAGGAGGACCATGGTTCGTGGGGGAGCATTTCCTAGCTATCAAGCCTTGGGAACCATATTTCAAGGCTTCAGAAGCAAAGTTCACATCAGTAGCAGTATGGGTAAAACTCCCTGAATTACCCATTGAATTTTATGATGCGATGGTACTGAAGGAGATTGGCAGTGCACTTGGGCCAGTTCTGAGGATTGATTCATTCACGACTACTGGTTCTAGAGGTAGTTATGCAAGATTATGTATCCAAGTGGACTTGGATAAGCCCTTAATTTACTCTATTAAAATTGGAAGGTTGAAACAGAGGGTCATGTACGAGGGAATTAGCTCTCTGTGCTTCTGTTATAGACGAATTGGACATAAGAAAGAGAGCTATAGCTACCAAATCCTTCCCAAGGTGGCCGAAACAGTCAAGGAGGATAATACTCCTGCACCATCCAATGAAAGGAAAGCTGAAGGTACGTCAGAGTCTAACTATGGTTCGTGGATGATTGTAACTAGACGTAAAAATCCAGTTAGAAATGGCTGGGGTCGTTAGCCAAACAAACCAACACGTTAAGGGGAGAGAGTTACTAAGGGTAATTTAGTAATATCAGGAGGAGATGAGGTACAGACCACCCCTCCTGAAAATGTCAAATCAGTATCTATGGATTCAGAAAAATCCAGTCATACCACTGTGGCTAGAGAGATTACAGTTCATCCAACGGTTGGAATGGAGCGTGGAAATGAAATGTAGATTTGGGTGTCTTCATTGAGCAGTGAGAAGGAAAAGTTGGCAACGTCAGAGGGCCGTCAATCCAAAGGCCATAAAGAGAAAAAACCATGGGAACAAAAAACACGAATGTGTTCAAAAGGTTCAACCACACAGTAGGGAACAAAACATTTCCTCGCGAAAAACGTCAGAAAAActcaccaaaaaagaaaatgaaccCTCTTTGCCCAACACCACACAACCTGGCCAGCTCCAGGTGGGCTATTTGGTTCAAGAACAAGGCCATTCCAATACCCGACGAGATGATTGCCCAAATCAAAGCATCACCCACGGACACGATGGGCTGGTTCAATCCGGACCATAAAGCAGCGTGGCAGAATCCCTTCCCTATAACGACGGCAAGCATCAAGTCAGGAAATTTACCTTTGGATCATCAAGCATGGGCCCTGACTCCTAACCCATGGTGGAGGTTCCTCACAGGCACCCATCTGATAACGGAGAAGGACGTTGATCTCTTGAACAAGCAAAGGAGGCCATTAGTAGTGCCTCACTTGGATGAATCGGGGTGGCTAATTCAGGACAGGAAGGTCATAGATTTCAGGGGGATGGCGGTGGCGCATATGGGAAACTTCCCAACACTGAAATTGATTCAGATTCTAGCCCCAATTCGGAAATGCGACCTATTGATCTGCTGCAGGGAGGAAATCACTGGAATTCTGAAGTACATGATGGTGTGGCGACCAAATTGGGTGGCTTCCAAGGACCTATTGAGGAGACTGGGATAGAGTATGATGAAGGAGACAGCATTGGTGTCTAGCCCAAGTGAAGTACCAATTGGTGGGTTAGTCAAGATGAATGTCTTAATGTGGAACTGCAAGGGTGCCCTGAATGCTGATTTCAAGAGGAGAATCTTTGAAATGGTAGTGAATCACCATCCAGCTATCATGGTAATTATAGAAACAAGAGTAAGTGGAGAAAGGGCTAAAAGGATTGCTGAAGGCCTGCCCTTTGATGGATTCTATGCTACTGACACCATAGGCTATGTTGGTGGTTTATGGCTGCTCTGGAATAAGGATGAGGCTGAGGTTTTCATCCTGTCAGCAACAGAACAAGAAATTCATGCCTCGGTGAAGGTATGTAATTCTAACACTTCTTGGTTAATTTCTTCTATTTATGCTAGCCCACGGTTAATTGAAAGAAGAATCTTATGGTCTAATCTATCTAAATTGGTTGAACTACACTCTCTCCCCTAGTTAGTTTTAGGGGACTTCAATGAAATTCTAAGTAGGGAGGATAAATTTGGGGTAGGAGGATTAACCTTAATAGGGCCATTGAGTTTAAAGACTGCATTGACTCTTGTAACCTTTTGGATTTGGGATTCTCTGAACCTAAATATACTTGGTCCAACCTTAGACAAGTGTTTGACCTAATCTTGGAAAGACTTGACAGATGCTTCGCCAACCCATCTTGGCGCATTCTATACCCTGAAGTGTCGGTGACTCACCTCCCACGTGTGTTCTCTGACCACTGCCCTGTTCTAATTGAACTAACCAAATCTCCTCCAATCACAAGTAATAAACCATTCCGTTTCCAAACAATGTGGCTATTTCATCCTGAGTTCCCCAACCTAGTTCAAAATACCTGGGGCCATGATACACCTCTCTGGTCGGCCATCCCAACGTTTACCAACAGAGCTAATCAATGGAATAGAGTGGTATTTGGGAACCTATTTGCTAGGAAAAGGAAAGTTCTGGCTCGGCTCAATGGAGTCCAGAAAGCTTTAGCAGACCACCCCAATAATTTCCTCATGCAATTGGAGAAGCAGCTCATTGAAGATTACTCACTGATTAGGATGCAAGAAGAGGAATATTGGGCACTTAAGTCTAGACTAAATTGGGCTGCCTTTGGAGATCGAAATACCTCCTTTTTCCATGTCTCTACACTTGTAAGAAGGAATAGAGATAGGATCAGATGTATTAAAAACACCATTGGGGAGTGGATTTCAGATGAAGAGCAGATTAAAAATCATATTCGAAATAATTTTCTCACCATCTTCACAACTGGCCTCACACAGGCCCCTAAAACCTCAGATGTGGCTCATTTCTCTTGTACCTTTCTATCGAAGGAAGAAAAGGATAATCTCATTAAAGATGTCACCTATGATGAAATTAAGGCTAGGTTGTGGTCACTGAAAGCATTCAAAGCCCCTGGGGTTGATGGATTGCATGCTGGATTCTTCCAAATCTTTTGGCATGAAGTTAATGAATCAATTTGCAAGGAAGTTGGCAGTATTTTTAGCTCAGGAATAATGCCAGAATATCTCAACAGAACTTTGATAGCCCTTGTTCCCAAATGCCAAAATCTGGAGACTATTAACAACTATAGGCCAATTAGCTTATGCAACAGGATATATAAAGTGGTCACTAAGATAATTGTTGCTCGGATTCGGCCCCTTCTTAGTAACCTCATATCTTCTGTTCAAGCAGCGTTTGTGCCAGGAAGAAGAGGATTGGATAATGTCCTCATTGCCCAAGAGTTAATACATTCCATagacaaaaaaaagggaagaatgGGATACATGGCTATCAAAGTAGACCTGGAAAAAGCATACGATAGACTTGAATGGAGTTTCAtccacaaggttttacatggtTTTCATTTTCCTGAACAGCTGATCAAGGTCATAATGAGCTGCATCTCATCCACTAACATATCCATTTTGGTTAACGGGGGTACTCTTGAGTCCTTCAACCCCACGAGAGGAATTCGTCAAGGTGACCCTCTCTCCCCATACATCTTTATTCTTTGTATGGAGTATTTAGGCAGCCTCATTGATAAAGAGTGTATGGAAGGCAACTGGAACCCTATAAAAGCCTCCAGAGACAATATTGGCATATCCCACCTGTTTTTTGCTGACGACCTGATGCTTTTCACTATTGCTAGTGAGGAGAATAGTGAAACCATCAAAGAAGTGTTGGAGTTGTTTTGTTTCGAGTCAGGACAAGAGATTAGCACAAGCAAATCTCGAGTCTACTTCTCCCAAAATGTGGATGATGACTTGAAAGGAAGAATATGTGGTAATCTTAATATCCAGGCCACTACCAACCTAGGAAAATACCTAGGTTTCCCACTGAAGCAcaaaaattcagaaagaaacCAATACAACTTTATAGTTGAGAGGGTGATCAATAGACTTGCTGGATGGAAATCCAAATTCCTATCCTTTGCAGGGAGAATTGTATTGGTCAAATCGGTCCTGTCAGCCATGCCTAACCATGTGATGCAAGGAGTGGCATTACCATCTCATCTCTGTGAGAAACAAGACAAAATTAACAGAGATTTTTTATGGGGCCACTCTGCTGATGGAAAGAAGAAGATGCATCTTGTAGGTTGGAATAAAATAATCAAACCTAAGGAACAAGGAGGATTGGGTATTCAATATgctaaaggaaaaaatattgcTCTCCTTGTTAAACTCAATTGGCGGATGTATCAAGAGAAAGATGCTCTTTGGACTAAGGTAATTTTGAGGAAGTATTGTTCACGGTCTAGAATAAATTCCAAAGACCCTGAGAAGCTGCCATGCTCTATAAATTGGAAAGCCATTAAAGTGGGCTTCCCTGTGTTTCATAAGGGTATAGGCTAGAATGTTGGCAATGGTGTGAgcattaaattttggacagacAGGTGGGTGAGGGGCTGTGCACCTAGGGAACTAATTGAAGGCCCAATCAATGACATGGAGTGTAATTTGGTTGTTGTTGATTTACTCCAAGAGAATAATTGGAACTGGAATGCCTTATCTTTCAATCTACCCTCTGACATCAAGGACAAGATTAATGCCATCCCCATCCAATTGTTTGGGAGAAAGGAGGACAGGTTGATTTGGAGCCTAACCAAGGATGGGGAGTTTAGCACTGCTTCGGCCTATAAGCTTGCTAGCAAAGATGATGGTGAAACTGATTCTTTCATTGGAGATTGGGTCTGGAAATTAGATACACTGCCTAGAATTCAATCTTTCTTTTGGCTGTGTCACCATAGGAGTATCCCAGTTAGGGAGATGCTTGCCATAAGAGGTATTCAATGTGATACCACCTGCCTTCTTTGCAGAAACACTAGTGAGTCTGCCATTCATCTCCTCAGGGAATGCCCATTTGCAAAGAAGATTTGTAGGAAGGTTGGAATACCAACCACGATGGAAAACTAACTGCCTATGCAGTCATGATATCCTCTCCAATGGTGTGCCTTGGAAAATCCTTTTTACCTTCACTGTATGGAACCTCTGAAAACATAGAAACAGTGTAGTATTTGATAACTCTATCCTAAATCCTAGGCTGCACGATACTTGCATCAACCAAGCTGTTGACTACTATTACTGTATTGGGAAGTCTATTTATGCCAAAAGATGGAGTTCAATTCAGGTTCAATGGATTAAACCAGGTGTGGGTTGGTGTAAACTAAACACAGATGGAGCATCACTAGGGAATCCGAGGAAAGCAGGCGGTGGAGGAGTAATCCGTGATTATAGGGGAGAATGGCTGAAAGGATTTAGTAGGGGAATTGGTAGTACCACCAGTGTAGTTGCTGAGTTTTGGGCTGTACGAGATGGCCTTCTCTTGGCTGCTCGAATGGTCATTCCTCTCCTTGAAATCGAGTGTGATGCCAAGATAGTTACAGACCTATTACTCTCTAACTTGCTGCCTAACAGAACTTATACTCCCCTGTTACTTGACTGCAGGTCCCTTCTCACCAGATTTCAGCAAATCAAAGTGAACCATACCTTTCGGGAAGCGAATAGTTGCGCTGATGCTATGGCTAGAATGGGGTGCTTACAGTAGGATAATTTTGTAGTGTTTAACAATCCCCCAACGCctgaaatttcttcttttgttaaCCTTGATGCTACTGGAATGTATTATGTAAGGCGCTGTGCCAGTACTATGCCTAATATGGCTATGTAACTtctgtgttgttttgtttaatataaGTACCtctcttaaccaaaaaaaaaaaaaaaatgtggatgaACTTGGGGCTCTTGAGAAGAGAATTGTAGTGACATTGTGTGAGTTGGAAAAGATATTCCCTCCCTCTTTCTTTACAATGATGGTACATCTAGTCATGTATTTGGCTAGCGAAGCCAAAGTTACTGGCCTAGTTCATTATCGTTGGATATATCCCATAGAAAGGTAACACGTATAGTAACTTTGTCTATCTAATTAATTGTTTTTCACACCAATTTCCCATTGCTAATCTTGGGTTTTCCAATAGGTACTTGTCAAGACTTAAGTCTTATATGCATAATAAAACTTATCCAAAAGGCTCCATTGCAGAAAGGTATATTGTAGAGGAAGGCTTAGCATTCTACTCACgctattttaaatttgttgaatctGCATTCAATCGGCCTGTAAGGAATGTCAAGGAATCCATGGGTGTAGTGGTGAGCATTACACTAGATTCAAATTCATGGGTCCAAGCACATTGTTATGTGCTATTCAATTGTGAAGAAATCACCTCATTTCGTAAGTAAGTAATATATCATTGCGTATCCTTCATGGCATTCAAGTACAATATTCTAACTTCACACTAACACGTTTGTCTACATAGTGTACACATAGCGGAGATCAAGGCAGATTTCCCTTTTCATGTAACCAATGATATTATTCAAAAGTAGCACATGGAGAAATTCTGCGGCTGGTTTAGGAACTATGTAAgtaaagcatatatataaaacttggTTGTTTATAATAGGTGATGTCAAtgtctatatataaaacttgGTTGTAACACTTTAGATAGCATACTTATAATAAACGTCATTGTCTATATTAGGTAATGTCAATGGATGCAtatgagaaaaagaaactcTCTAATAAAGTCATATAGCTTGCTCGATATACGGATAATGAAGCAAAACAATTCAAGCGTTATGTTATAAATAGTGTGAAGTTTTGCACCAAAGACACTAAGGCAATTAGGAAAACTcaaaaaagtggagtttgtgttGTTACTAAAGGTGGTGCTACTTATTATGGTGTACTAATTGATATTATTGAGTTGAACTACTCTGACAAGTATTGATATGTACTATTCAAATGTTAATGGGTTGATGTTATTAATGGGAGAGGATGCAGAAAAGATGAGTTTGGATTTACCCTTGTCAATTTTTCACGATTGATACACACGGGTGGTCGATTGATTGACGAGTCTTATGTATTAGCATCTCAAATTTCACAAGTGTTTTACGTGGAAGATGTGAGACATAAAGATTGGGCGGTGGTGGTTAAAACAAAACCTAGGGAGGTGTTTGATGTTGGTATTAATGCTTcacatgatgatgatgatggtgatgatgataaAGTGAGTACCTATCTTGAGAATGTCCCTTACAATATAACTACTGATGATGCAAATGACAATCATACTTGGGTTCGAGTTAATGAAAAATGAACCATTTATGATACACTGTTGATCAGTGAGGATGAATTGCTTGAACAAGACCTTGGTTCGAGTTAACTACTCATGTTATGTGttactttataatttattatggcTAACAGGCCTCCTAGAAGACCTTGGTTTTGCCCCATCTGGAGTTGTAGTGCTGCTTCATGCATGTGCACACAACCCCACCAGTGTTGATCCAACCATTCAGCAGTGGGAGCAAATCACGCAGCTGATGAGATCAAAAGCATTATTGCCATTCTTTGACAGTGCTTATCAAGTAGGTAAGTGTCTATGCAACAAATTCAGCaagcattttatttatttattatttattataaagttTCCCATGCACCCAGTGGGTCTTGAATCCCATGACTGCACCCTCCACCTAGCATTTGCAAGGGGAGGAGGTGCTAGTTGagttagagctcattggcaacaAGTAATTTCCCTATCACTATAATTCAAGTGCTTATTCTAGTTTAACTCCATTCCATTCTTGTGAACTCAAATTATTCTTTCTAGTGTCATAGGGTTTTGCAAGTGGGAGTCTGGATGCAAATGCACAGCCTGTTTGTATGTTTGTTGCAGATGGAGGTGAATGCCTTGTTGCTCAGAGTTATGCCAAGAACATGGGACTCTATGGGGAACGTGTTGGTACCTTGAGCATAGTAAGACTCTTACTTCCACTCAATTAATATTTGTTTAGGGGGGGAGGGGGCAGTTCTTACCTTAATGGTTCAATATCGTAAGGATGAGTAGGTTGATTTGTATATCCATATAAATTATATGTTCACaactttgtattttcttttattattctGTGCATCTTGCATATTACTAAAtgtgaatgaattttttttttttggccggTGTTAATGTTTTTATAGTTAGGGCCTCTATAATAGGGAGATTTATTCCCTTTGTTTCTCTAGGAATTTTGGAGTGCAAGCCTTTGGAAAGTCATTGAAGTCTCAATTAAATTTCCCTCTGCAAGTGTCCTATTGGGCAGATTCAAATGGTTGAAGAGAAGATGGAACTTGAATTGAAGACCAAAGTGTACCAAGGGCATCTTCTTGCAAAAGTGTTGAAGGATTTGTTTAAATACTTTGGAACTTTGATAATGGTTATAGACAATGTTAtatgtatttgataatatatttttatgttaatattACGTTAGTTTGGAGACATTGGTGGTGTTGTTAGTTAGTTGCATTTGTGGTATTGTGTTAGTAGAGCTAAAACTATTACAGATTCTTTGTAACAgatctgtaaaaaaaaaaaatagtggtttTAATACCTGctgagcatttaaaaaaaaaaaaaaaaaccctatagcGACAGTCAAAAAACGCTACTAAAGGTGcatattttatgatttaaatgaacccctatagcggcgtttttgcCTTGCCACTAAAAGGTTTACACATATAGCAGAGTTTTTACCCGCAGCTAAAAGTGCAATGAGTTTGTTTTAATTGGTTTTCTATAGTGGCGCCTTTTTCCCGTTGCTAAAGGTGTACACTAATAGCGGCGGCCATAACCCGTCGCTAAAAGTCAGTTTACATGAATTTTGACAACATATGGTGGCGGTTTTTTGCCCGCCGCAGAAAACCAAAAAGCCACTAAAAAGTGTATTTATAGCGGCATTTTTTGTTACCATTGCAATAGAACTACTGCAGCAGTGTAAGGCTGGCGGGAGGAACCGCCGCAATAGGCCAAATTGTCCTTTAGCGgtggttttttgggcttttgcgGTGGTATTGGCTCGCAGCAATTGTCcagtttttttgtagtgacaaAATTATCTACTAAGTTGCACGAACTCGAGTACGAGTACGTGAGTACAacatttgttgaaaaattagGGTATACGACTAGGGTATGACTATTATTTTAGAAtccatttctctctcccttgttTGTGTATgtttattt
The Quercus lobata isolate SW786 chromosome 10, ValleyOak3.0 Primary Assembly, whole genome shotgun sequence DNA segment above includes these coding regions:
- the LOC115965142 gene encoding uncharacterized protein LOC115965142, which encodes MDCVALGKDFFLIKFYDNEDYEKVLRGGPWFVGEHFLAIKPWEPYFKASEAKFTSVAVWVKLPELPIEFYDAMVLKEIGSALGPVLRIDSFTTTGSRGSYARLCIQVDLDKPLIYSIKIGRLKQRVMYEGISSLCFCYRRIGHKKESYSYQILPKVAETVKEDNTPAPSNERKAEGQEGHRFQGDGGGAYGKLPNTEIDSDSSPNSEMRPIDLLQGGNHWNSEVHDGVATKLGGFQGPIEETGIEYDEGDSIGV
- the LOC115965143 gene encoding aspartate aminotransferase, cytoplasmic isozyme 2-like: MECNLVVVDLLQENNWNWNALSFNLPSDIKDKINAIPIQLFGRKEDRLIWSLTKDGEFSTASAYKLASKDDGETDSFIGDWVWKLDTLPRIQSFFWLCHHRSIPVREMLAIRGLLEDLGFAPSGVVVLLHACAHNPTSVDPTIQQWEQITQLMRSKALLPFFDSAYQVDGGECLVAQSYAKNMGLYGERVGTLSIIQMVEEKMELELKTKVYQGHLLAKVLKDLFKYFGTLIMVIDNVICI